The genomic window ccttaatttcttgtgttccttccatttttgcaagcctcctctccaatctccaagtcattcatgccctataaagcttgaaacacttaatacagggatcacggcattgaatggaataaaggagaattaaaacacaattaaaagtctctaggaagcaagttttcaaccatggagtaattttgggaaggaagtgtaaatacatgctaatcatatgaataagtgggtaaagatttgataaaaccacacaattaaacacaatataaaccataaaataatggtttatcaggcacgctccctcggaatattttcttctgaaaggagaaggtggtagggcactctccctcggaattttcctccttatgcgcaatagagagactaatccgggagttgtcgaCCGGATTTGCTGTCAAGTTTGGCACAATAACCGACATgagatatcacagccaataggacggagattcatcatatgcattttctatatgcttgcttgctttgtttacttgagattgcctaattgtataacatgcctatctgcttcttgaactacttgttgtatatgaatattatctgtgttttacttgttttcatttattgtgattgtctggtgctgaggaggttaggtaggcggtggtgatgggatcgcacgAAGGTTAGGTTGGCaagggctgtgggatacagcggtgtgattagtattagttagaattcccctaagtttagttaacccggtttatggtttaagttctttatatatttattttgttttgttttattctaagcttgaatatccgtatatggtgtgaagttctaggattgcctttggcatcccggggccttacatcttacattattgggcactgttaccatactgagaacctctggttctcattccatacgttgttatttttcagatgcaggacgcgaccCACCGCAGTGAGTTGGGTGATGGTAGCAAAGCGGAGgatcttattctattttgttgtctTCTTGGTTATTTTATCTTTTACTCTCACTTTTGCATTTCGTTCAGCCTAGAGGCTTTTATTTGAGAGAATAAAACTTGTATAAGCCCTTTTGAACTACAATCTTCTTgttgtctgtatatggctagccgacttaaactccgcgagtcatGGCTAGATTCTtttgatattatactattatattttgatacaTTTTTATATGTACCTTGTGTTTTCAGTTAGTAGATTCGCTAGTACGTTATGCGCTTTTCAAATTCTGTTTTTGGAGCtaaatccttcatcaggcttctagagtatattatttctttctatataaatatatataagccttagaattgtcgtaatctctgattaacctttgctttacggctagaggtaaggcttagggtaattggggtgttacatttagtggtatcagagcggtttgtcctcgtgagcctgaggaatggaccgattgtgcttcgttgcatactctgtgtctctttttttttttatgctattaggatatctacttgatattgtatagcatgcttgtttgtgagtgcctgtttgggataatgaaagcactagacttttgatattgagactgatcaccttgatatcaattggttggtgtagacaggaaccctaatggctactcgcGGACGAGGTCGTACACGTTCACGAAGAGAGAGTAAAACGAGCAACCGGCCGATAACCAAGCCGAGTTTATGGCGGCAATGGCAAATCTTGCGAATACCATAGAGGcgaatgctgctgcgactctgcaagctgtgtaAAGGTTAGGCCAACTGGCGGGAAATGGAAACGGAGATGGTGAGGGAAACGCCAACAATGATGCTGAGGGGAATAGAGATAACATGGGGGTGCTCCGATGACCTTGGCGACCTTTCTCAAGGTTCATCCTCAGAGTTTCCGAGGTTCAACAAATCCCACGGAAGTGAATAACGGTTCCAAGCATGGAGCGTGCACTGCAAGTACAGCATGTCCCGAACAACCAATACGTGGAGTTTGCTGCTTATCACCTTTTGGAAAAGGCCCAACATTGGTGGCAGGCGGAATGCCGCTTGCTCCAACTTCAGAATGTCGATGTTCCTTGGAATGTATTCCGGAcggccttctacaagaagtactttcctaTGTCGGCaagggaagcaaaggagatggaacTGATGCAACTAAATCAAGGTTCTCTATCGGTGGCGGACTACACAAGCAAGTTTGAGGAACTCtataggttttctagggtatgtCAGGGTGCCCCGGAGACCTATGAAAGTTGGAAGTGTGTCAGGTATCAAGGTGGCTTGAAGGGCGATATCATTACtgctgtggctcctatggagattcGGGTTTTCTCCAATCTGGTGAACAAGGCAAGAGTGGTTGAGGAATGCGCGAAGACGGTAGCCTCGTCAAGGGACACTCGTGGAGGAGACACTAGTAGAGAACATGACGATTACCTTGGGCCAAGGGGACAGAACTTCAAAAGATATGGTGAGAGGAAACGGTCAAGAGCTTACTCCTCTGATATGAAATGTCAAGAGTGTGGAAACTACCACCCAAATAGGCTATGCCAGTTGGGTAAGAAACTATGTTACAAGTGTGGCTCACCGGGACATTTGGTTAGAGATTGTCCACACTGAGGAACACATGGGGCGGAAGGATCACAACAACAGGGTTAAGGTAATTATGAAGTCGATGATCAAATCTCAACTTATCTTCATAGTATAGATTATCGTCGTTtgtgttgaaaaagttttaaagcttAGATTGATTTTTAAACTTGGTTTGGAAAACATGattttagttgggacccgaaaagggtggcaaagcccAAGTTGTAGGGgagtgatgggaagcagaagctgatgaattaaaaaaattattaaaattgatacgttgcaagtatagttcttaattaaccgaaaatctgcctatcaatttagaaatgtgtcacaaagagtttaaatcaaaattactgggagttttaagtcccaggtcgtctcccaacgagttgcagagaagggtgctatcttattaatcagaggttcgaAGAAGTTGaggtaagtaaattggaatgtaaactGAGGAAAATTAAATGATATGAATAAAAAAACCTTGACTgagaattgattagttagaatctctatcattgatggaatgATTTTTTAGAtggatttataattaatggttactctgtttagttatcctttactaggtaagggaaagtcaaacaagttggattaCTAGATCCGTTtacgagttacaacccacttagttcaagggATTGatgttggtgacaggatagcaattcaacaattaacccaattacaaattttctttcaatccttccaactcaagagttccttttcaatcaattccccatcaagtaatgaaactactcacgcattgtaaataataaacccataacacataaaagggaattaaaagaatacatgattattggaattgaaattgaattaaaaagaaataatccttgcattaaataatcataaaagtgtctgaataataaaattgaacaaaacaaagaatatggaagaataaaaccaagttaagaaaacaaactagaatgatgaagtcttgatgaggaaataactcttctcaatgttccaatgctaagaccaattgaaaattaaaattctcaaaACTAGAGagtaaaacctaagagagtgaaaaactagatctaaaactactgaatgaatgtgtgtgttatttctgcatattctctgactctagtctgctgttccgggccgaaaactgggccgaaataaggtccaaaaattgcccccagcgaattctgcagattatgcagatcgcacatgtcacgcgatcgcgtcgtccatgcggacgcgtcgcttgcgctttttcctctccacgcgttcgcgtcgtccacgctaccgcatcgcttgcgctttccaatccgcgcggccgcgcaagccatgcggccgcgtcactgcgatttgcgctccttcgcgcggtcgcgtgagccatgcgaccgcgtcacttctcgctggttatctcctcaaattcttgtgttccttccattttttgctagcttcctctccaatctccatctcattcatgccctataaagtctgaaacacttgacacacagatcacggcatcgaatggaataaaggagaattaaaattaaataattaaagtctctaggaagcaattttcaaacatgtactgaatttaggaaggaaatctaaatgcatgctaaattgatgaataagtgggtaaggatcatgacaaaaccacacaattaaacacaatataaactataaaatagtggtttatcaacctccccacacttaaacattagcatgtcctcatgctaaattgaaggagacaaggaaataagtatgaacatgtagaaactcatgaaatgcaatgcaatcctacatatataaataaatacaacTATATaattattgtccacttgatcaaaagtaaataagcccttcaaaataattacaaatcaaattccactaattctatcattatacaataaaactgataaaagtgcaagaagatagcttatgaaagcaggaaacatgaaaattcaagcattgaaccctcactgataatgtatgtacgctctaatatctagtgtatagggcaatcactctattcttctctagtcatgttttctaacttttgtttttctcctaaccaatcaacaacagttaatataccaatgcaaacatcatgagatcttttcagggttgtaatggggccaaggtgcaggtaagggtatatcttaagctaaccaaagattcaatttggtatatgcaattgtttttcagcttgAGGTTAGTAACGTGGTAAAATATAGACAAatggggttttaaaggctcaaagtggttaacaagggtaattgagaagggtaggcttgatttggataagtgagtttaaacaaataatggcctcaatcatgtgcaagcatgtaaatataataaatattggacatataagataaaacaaaatatagattacaatcatagagaagtaaacacacaagaataaaataattatggttaaataatgtaaccatacataaaggctcaaatctttcacaggttgtgtgttctttagctcaaacatcatgttccaaatacaactcaagcagatttatcataaaaattttgaaaaattagtgaaattttattccaaagataaatttttaaaagaaacttattgtcttttcaatcaagtagaacatgcatgcaactattctaacctatgcaatttattctattctataaagggaagaaaatctaactaaaatattctaattattggtgtacagagaagagaaattacctccggaagtcaggtNNNNNNNNNNNNNNNNNNNNNNNNNNNNNNNNNNNNNNNNNNNNNNNNNNNNNNNNNNNNNNgatccaacttttcaagtatctgctggagcaatttctcagttgtagatgcttgtggtgttgaagaaggaatatcttcaactgactcagtaggctggcttgtagtggctgctgaaagtctgaggtatttcccgttagggacatattgatcatcccgtggaagcatggctttggtgtccccagctctgtaggagaccctggctgctgagacaagatctgagaccagggcgggaaaaggtaggttgcccgcgatttgtacgtgctccatggcattccggatgtgtcttgagagattcagaggttggtctgtaaggatgcaccatagtagaacagccatgtctacagtgaaggaggactcataagtgctcagaaagacgtaatgggacatgatctgtgcccatacatgagcctccaaggtaagtgcggaagccaagattcccttagggcgggtacggtggtagcCGTAGATCCaatggctgccaggtaatgcgtttgtattgacaattaaatttaa from Arachis ipaensis cultivar K30076 chromosome B09, Araip1.1, whole genome shotgun sequence includes these protein-coding regions:
- the LOC110266824 gene encoding uncharacterized protein LOC110266824, coding for MERALQVQHVPNNQYVEFAAYHLLEKAQHWWQAECRLLQLQNVDVPWNVFRTAFYKKYFPMSAREAKEMELMQLNQGSLSVADYTSKFEELYRFSRVCQGAPETYESWKCVRYQGGLKGDIITAVAPMEIRVFSNLVNKARVVEECAKTVASSRDTRGGDTSREHDDYLGPRGQNFKRYGERKRSRAYSSDMKCQECGNYHPNRLCQLGKKLCYKCGSPGHLVRDCPH